In the genome of Mycobacterium kansasii ATCC 12478, one region contains:
- a CDS encoding TadA family conjugal transfer-associated ATPase, whose product MTGSLIERVRERLATEAAPLRPNVVAAAIRAESGGMLGDTEVLANIRVLQTELTGAGILEPLLCADATTDVLVTAPDAVWVDDGNGLRRSEIRFTDEAAVRRLAQRLALAAGRRLDDAQPWVDGQLSGIGAAGLTVRLHAVLPPVAVEGTCLSLRVLRPTTQDLPALAAAGAIAPQAADLVAQILAARLAFLVSGGTGAGKTTLLAAMLGAVSGAERIVCVEDAAELAPRHPHLVKLVARCANVEGAGEVTMRQLVRQALRMRPDRIVVGEVRGAEVVDLLAALNTGHDGGAGTLHANNPGEVPVRLEALGALGGLDRAALHSQLAAAVQVLLHVTRDQAGRRRLSEIAILRRTDSGLVEAVPAWHAECGMTDGAAELRSLLQSRMAA is encoded by the coding sequence GTGACCGGATCGCTGATCGAAAGGGTGCGCGAGCGGCTGGCCACCGAGGCCGCGCCGCTGCGTCCCAACGTCGTCGCCGCGGCGATCCGCGCCGAATCCGGCGGGATGCTCGGTGACACCGAGGTGCTCGCCAATATTCGGGTGTTGCAGACCGAACTGACCGGTGCCGGCATTCTCGAGCCCCTGCTATGCGCCGACGCCACCACCGATGTCCTGGTCACGGCGCCCGACGCGGTGTGGGTTGACGATGGAAACGGCTTGCGGCGTAGTGAGATTCGGTTCACCGACGAGGCGGCGGTGCGCCGATTGGCGCAACGGCTGGCGCTGGCCGCGGGTCGCCGGCTCGACGACGCGCAGCCATGGGTGGACGGGCAGCTGAGCGGGATCGGCGCCGCCGGGTTGACGGTACGGCTGCACGCGGTGCTGCCGCCCGTGGCGGTCGAGGGCACCTGCTTGTCCCTGCGGGTGCTGCGGCCCACCACGCAGGATCTGCCGGCGCTGGCCGCCGCTGGCGCGATCGCGCCGCAGGCCGCCGATCTGGTCGCCCAGATCCTCGCCGCACGCCTGGCGTTCCTGGTGTCCGGGGGCACCGGCGCCGGAAAGACAACCCTGCTGGCTGCCATGTTGGGCGCCGTCTCCGGCGCCGAGCGGATCGTCTGTGTCGAAGACGCCGCCGAGCTGGCTCCCCGGCATCCGCACCTGGTCAAGCTCGTCGCCCGATGCGCGAACGTCGAAGGTGCCGGTGAGGTCACGATGCGCCAACTCGTCCGGCAGGCACTTCGGATGCGGCCCGACCGCATCGTCGTCGGCGAGGTCAGGGGAGCCGAGGTGGTGGACCTGCTGGCCGCCTTGAACACCGGCCACGACGGAGGCGCAGGCACCCTGCATGCCAACAACCCCGGCGAGGTTCCCGTCCGGTTGGAGGCGTTGGGCGCGCTCGGCGGCCTGGACCGTGCGGCGTTGCATAGCCAGCTCGCCGCGGCGGTCCAGGTGCTGCTGCACGTCACGCGCGATCAGGCGGGTCGACGCCGGCTGTCTGAGATCGCCATACTGCGCCGAACCGACAGCGGCCTGGTCGAGGCGGTGCCGGCATGGCATGCCGAATGCGGAATGACCGACGGCGCGGCCGAATTGCGCAGCTTGTTACAAAGCCGGATGGCAGCATGA
- a CDS encoding type II secretion system F family protein — translation MNGLAVASLTLASALVVAPSSPRRWQVLRPHRRQDPLRARWVLWVGGGALVGAVVVLPLTTVLAVAVVGTTATQRYRRRRCGRRAIREAKSLEAAFDVLVGELRVGIHPVQAFGTAADETDGAVAASMRAVAARARLGADVTGGLRAVARMSALPTHWERLAGYWQLASDHGLAIATLMRAAQSDIVERQRFSASVASGLAGARATANILSGLPLLGVLLGQLIGARPVSFLLNGHAGGWLLVIGVALVCAGLLWSDRITDRVAP, via the coding sequence ATGAACGGCCTCGCGGTGGCGTCGCTGACACTGGCTTCGGCGCTTGTGGTCGCGCCGTCGTCGCCGCGGCGGTGGCAGGTCTTACGTCCCCATCGTCGACAAGATCCGCTGCGAGCACGGTGGGTTCTCTGGGTTGGCGGCGGTGCCCTTGTGGGCGCCGTCGTGGTGTTGCCGTTGACGACCGTCTTGGCTGTCGCGGTGGTGGGCACCACGGCGACCCAGCGTTACCGCCGACGACGTTGCGGTCGGCGCGCCATCAGGGAAGCGAAGTCGCTGGAAGCAGCCTTTGATGTGCTGGTCGGCGAATTGCGGGTGGGCATCCATCCAGTGCAGGCGTTCGGCACCGCCGCCGACGAAACCGATGGTGCGGTTGCCGCATCCATGCGCGCCGTGGCGGCACGCGCCCGACTGGGTGCGGACGTCACGGGCGGCCTACGCGCGGTAGCCCGGATGTCGGCTCTGCCCACGCACTGGGAACGACTCGCCGGGTACTGGCAACTTGCCAGCGATCATGGCCTGGCCATCGCCACCTTGATGCGCGCTGCCCAAAGCGACATTGTTGAGCGGCAACGTTTTTCGGCAAGCGTGGCATCGGGGTTAGCCGGCGCGCGCGCCACCGCGAATATTCTGTCCGGCCTGCCCCTGCTCGGGGTGTTGCTTGGTCAGCTGATCGGGGCGCGACCGGTGAGCTTCCTGCTCAACGGGCATGCGGGCGGATGGCTGTTGGTGATTGGTGTTGCGCTGGTCTGCGCGGGACTGTTGTGGTCGGACCGGATTACCGATCGAGTGGCGCCATGA
- a CDS encoding HAD-IB family hydrolase — MTVPDPAAHQQTSPRSAGAPPPQVRTAAFFDLDKTIIAKSSTLAFSKPFFAQGLLNRRAVLKSSYAQFIFLLSGADHDQMDRMRVHMTNMCTGWDVEQVKSIVNETLHDIVTPLVFAEAADLIAAHKLCGRDVVVVSASGEEIVAPIARALGATHAMATRMVVVDGKYTGEVAFYCYGEGKVQAIRELASREGYPLEHCYAYSDSITDLPMLEAVGHPSVVNPDRGLRRLAIERGWQVLSFSRPVSLRDRIPAPSGAAIATTAAVGVSALAAGAVSYALLRRFAL; from the coding sequence GTGACCGTCCCCGACCCGGCTGCCCACCAGCAAACCTCACCCCGGTCAGCCGGCGCGCCGCCCCCACAGGTACGCACCGCCGCTTTTTTCGACCTGGACAAGACCATCATCGCAAAGTCCAGCACACTGGCGTTCAGCAAACCCTTCTTCGCGCAGGGGCTGCTGAACCGCCGTGCCGTGCTCAAGTCCAGCTATGCGCAGTTCATCTTCCTGCTCTCCGGCGCCGACCACGACCAGATGGACCGGATGCGTGTCCACATGACCAACATGTGCACCGGTTGGGACGTGGAACAGGTGAAGTCGATCGTCAACGAGACGCTGCACGACATCGTCACTCCCCTGGTCTTCGCCGAAGCCGCCGACCTCATCGCCGCCCACAAGCTGTGCGGCCGTGACGTCGTGGTGGTCTCCGCCTCGGGTGAGGAGATCGTGGCGCCGATCGCCCGCGCGCTGGGTGCCACTCACGCGATGGCCACCCGGATGGTGGTGGTAGACGGTAAGTACACCGGTGAGGTCGCGTTCTACTGCTACGGCGAGGGCAAGGTGCAGGCGATCCGCGAGTTGGCCTCCCGCGAGGGCTACCCGCTGGAACACTGCTACGCCTACTCCGACTCGATCACCGACCTGCCGATGCTCGAGGCCGTGGGCCACCCCTCGGTGGTCAACCCCGATCGCGGCTTACGAAGACTAGCCATCGAGCGCGGTTGGCAGGTGTTGTCATTCTCCCGGCCGGTCTCCCTGCGCGACCGGATCCCGGCACCGTCGGGCGCGGCGATCGCCACCACTGCCGCGGTGGGAGTCAGTGCGCTGGCCGCGGGAGCAGTCAGCTACGCGCTGCTGCGCCGCTTCGCTTTGTAA
- a CDS encoding dipeptide ABC transporter ATP-binding protein, whose protein sequence is MSAGAPPLLSVEGLEVRFGADEPVLRGIDLTVLRGQTVAVVGESGSGKSTVAAAILGLLAPGGRIIAGRIVFDGRDLTSSDRRLMRSIRGREIGYVPQDPMTNLNPVWRVGFQVREALRANTSGRDVRRRAVELLGEAGMPDPGRQAHRYPHQLSGGMCQRALIAIGLAGRPRLLIADEPTSALDVTVQRQVLDHLQHLTDELGTALLLITHDLALAAERAESVVVVNRGVVAESGAAQELLRDPQHEYTRRLVAAAPSLTARRPAPNRPQLRPPGQDDDIVVVSELTKTYPQVRGVPWRRAEFRAVDSVSFRLRRGSTLAVVGESGSGKSTLARMVLGLLQPTSGTVVFDGADIDGLDRARAFAFRRRVQPVFQNPYSSLDPRYSVFRSIEEPLRIHRVGDRSSRRQAVRELVDQVALPSSLLDRLPRELSGGQRQRVAIARALALRPEVLVCDEAVSALDVLVQAQILDLLAQLQADLGLTYLFISHDLAVIRQISDDVLVMRAGRAVEHATTEEVFARPRHEYTRQLLEAIPGAGAASR, encoded by the coding sequence ATGAGCGCCGGTGCGCCGCCGTTGCTGTCGGTCGAGGGCTTGGAGGTCAGGTTCGGCGCGGACGAGCCGGTGCTGCGCGGCATCGACTTGACGGTCCTTCGCGGTCAAACCGTGGCGGTGGTAGGCGAATCGGGATCGGGCAAGTCCACTGTGGCCGCGGCAATCCTGGGGCTGCTGGCTCCCGGTGGGCGAATCATCGCCGGCCGCATCGTCTTCGACGGGCGCGACCTCACGTCGTCCGACCGGCGGCTCATGCGGAGCATCCGCGGACGGGAGATCGGCTATGTGCCCCAGGACCCGATGACCAATCTCAACCCGGTCTGGAGGGTCGGCTTCCAGGTGCGGGAGGCGTTGCGCGCCAACACCTCCGGCCGCGACGTACGACGGCGGGCGGTGGAGCTGCTCGGCGAGGCCGGCATGCCGGATCCGGGCAGGCAAGCTCACCGCTATCCGCACCAGTTGTCCGGCGGCATGTGCCAGCGGGCATTGATCGCCATCGGGCTGGCGGGGCGACCGCGGCTGCTGATCGCCGACGAGCCGACGTCGGCGCTCGACGTGACCGTGCAGCGTCAGGTCCTCGACCATCTGCAGCACCTCACCGACGAACTGGGCACCGCATTGCTGCTGATCACTCACGATCTGGCGCTGGCGGCCGAGCGGGCCGAGTCCGTGGTGGTCGTCAACCGCGGCGTGGTGGCGGAATCCGGTGCAGCACAAGAGCTGCTGCGTGACCCGCAGCACGAGTACACCAGGCGGCTGGTGGCCGCCGCTCCGTCGCTGACGGCGCGACGGCCGGCACCGAACCGGCCGCAGCTGCGGCCGCCCGGACAAGACGATGACATTGTCGTCGTCTCGGAGCTGACCAAGACCTACCCCCAGGTGCGGGGCGTGCCCTGGCGGCGGGCGGAGTTCCGTGCCGTCGACTCGGTGTCGTTTCGGCTGCGGCGGGGAAGCACGTTGGCAGTCGTCGGCGAATCCGGATCCGGCAAATCCACCCTGGCGCGCATGGTGCTCGGTCTGCTGCAGCCGACGTCGGGCACCGTGGTTTTCGACGGCGCGGACATCGACGGGCTGGACCGGGCCCGCGCGTTCGCATTTCGCCGGCGGGTGCAGCCGGTGTTCCAGAACCCCTACAGCAGCCTGGATCCCCGGTATTCGGTGTTTCGCAGCATCGAGGAACCGTTGCGCATCCATCGGGTCGGGGACCGCAGCAGCCGCCGGCAGGCGGTGCGCGAGTTGGTCGACCAGGTGGCACTGCCGTCGTCGCTACTGGACCGGCTGCCACGTGAGCTGTCGGGTGGTCAGCGCCAACGGGTCGCGATCGCCCGGGCGTTAGCCCTGCGGCCCGAGGTGCTGGTGTGCGACGAGGCGGTCTCGGCACTCGACGTGCTGGTACAGGCCCAGATCCTGGATCTGCTGGCTCAGCTGCAAGCTGACCTGGGCTTGACCTACCTGTTCATCAGCCACGATCTGGCCGTCATCCGGCAAATCTCCGACGACGTGCTGGTGATGCGCGCCGGCCGGGCGGTCGAGCACGCCACCACCGAAGAGGTCTTCGCCCGGCCACGCCACGAATACACCCGGCAGTTGTTGGAGGCCATTCCCGGGGCCGGGGCGGCGTCCCGTTAG
- a CDS encoding ABC transporter permease, with product MAEPGQFWLDSWRRLRRRPKFVVAAALILLILVVAAFPGLFTGADPTYADPSQSMLAPSAAHWFGTDLQGHDIYARTVYGARASVMVGLGATFAVFGVGTALGALAGFYGGWLDAVISRITDVFFGLPLLLAAIVLMQVMHHRTVWTVIAILALFGWPQIARVARGSVLEVRDSDYVLAAKALGLSRFQILLRHALPNAVGPVIAVATVALGVFIVTEATLSYLGVGLPTSVVSWGGDINVAQMRLRAGSPILFYPAGALGMTVLAFMMMGDALRDALDPASRAWRA from the coding sequence ATGGCTGAGCCCGGCCAGTTTTGGCTCGACAGCTGGCGCCGGCTGCGCCGGCGGCCGAAGTTCGTCGTCGCCGCGGCCCTGATCCTGCTCATTCTCGTCGTTGCGGCGTTTCCGGGTTTGTTCACCGGCGCCGACCCGACCTACGCCGATCCCAGTCAGAGCATGCTTGCGCCCTCGGCCGCGCACTGGTTCGGCACCGATCTGCAGGGCCACGACATCTACGCGCGCACCGTCTACGGAGCGCGGGCATCGGTGATGGTGGGACTGGGCGCCACCTTCGCGGTATTCGGCGTGGGCACCGCGCTGGGTGCGCTGGCCGGCTTCTACGGCGGCTGGCTGGACGCGGTGATCTCGCGGATCACCGATGTGTTCTTCGGATTGCCGTTGCTGCTGGCCGCGATCGTGCTCATGCAGGTCATGCATCACCGCACGGTGTGGACGGTGATAGCCATCCTGGCCCTGTTCGGCTGGCCCCAAATCGCGCGAGTGGCCCGCGGTTCGGTGCTCGAGGTGCGCGACAGCGATTATGTGCTCGCAGCCAAAGCCTTGGGGCTGAGCAGGTTTCAGATCCTGCTGCGCCATGCGCTGCCCAACGCCGTCGGTCCGGTGATCGCGGTGGCCACCGTCGCGTTGGGCGTCTTCATTGTCACCGAGGCCACGCTGTCCTACCTCGGGGTCGGGTTGCCGACGTCGGTGGTGTCGTGGGGCGGCGACATCAATGTCGCGCAGATGCGGCTGCGGGCGGGTTCGCCCATCCTGTTCTATCCGGCCGGTGCACTGGGGATGACCGTGCTGGCTTTCATGATGATGGGTGACGCGCTGCGGGACGCCCTGGACCCGGCCTCGCGAGCGTGGCGGGCATGA
- a CDS encoding ABC transporter permease: MGWYLVRRIAAMVPVFLGATLLIYAMVFLLPGDPLAAMAGDRPLTPAVAAQLRARYHLDDPFLVQYLRYLGGLLHGDLGRAYSGLPVSSVLAHAFPVTIRLALIALVVEAVLGIGFGVIAGLRQGGLFDASVLITGLIIIAVPIFVLGFLAQFLFGVKLGLAPVTVGGRATFGRLLLPGIVLGAVSFAYVVRLTRSAVAANADADYVRTATAKGLSRPRVVAVHILRNSLIPVVTFLGADLGALMGGAIVTEGIFNIHGVGGVLYQAVTRQEAPTVVSIVTVLVVVYLITNLAVDLLYAALDPRIRYG, from the coding sequence ATGGGTTGGTACCTGGTGCGGCGGATCGCGGCGATGGTGCCGGTGTTCCTCGGCGCGACGCTGCTGATCTACGCCATGGTGTTCCTGCTGCCGGGTGACCCGTTGGCCGCGATGGCCGGTGACCGGCCATTGACTCCCGCCGTGGCCGCGCAGCTGCGCGCCCGCTATCACCTCGACGATCCGTTCCTGGTGCAGTACCTGCGCTACCTGGGCGGTCTGCTGCATGGCGATTTGGGCCGCGCCTATTCCGGTCTTCCGGTCAGTTCCGTTCTGGCGCATGCTTTTCCGGTAACCATCAGATTGGCGTTGATCGCACTGGTGGTGGAGGCGGTGCTGGGTATCGGCTTCGGCGTGATCGCGGGTCTGCGCCAAGGCGGGCTGTTCGACGCCTCGGTGCTGATCACCGGGCTGATCATCATCGCGGTCCCGATATTCGTGCTCGGTTTTCTGGCGCAGTTCCTGTTCGGCGTGAAGCTGGGGCTGGCGCCGGTGACGGTAGGGGGGCGGGCGACCTTCGGCCGGCTGTTGTTGCCCGGGATCGTGTTGGGGGCGGTGTCTTTCGCCTATGTGGTGCGGCTGACCCGTTCGGCGGTGGCCGCCAACGCCGACGCCGATTACGTTCGCACCGCCACCGCCAAGGGGTTGTCGCGGCCACGGGTGGTGGCGGTGCACATCCTGCGCAACTCGCTGATCCCGGTGGTGACGTTCCTCGGCGCGGACCTGGGTGCGCTGATGGGCGGAGCCATTGTGACCGAAGGCATCTTCAACATCCACGGCGTCGGCGGCGTGCTGTATCAGGCGGTCACCCGACAGGAAGCACCCACGGTGGTGTCGATCGTGACCGTGCTGGTGGTCGTCTATCTGATCACCAATCTGGCGGTCGACCTGCTGTACGCCGCACTGGACCCGCGGATCCGATATGGCTGA
- a CDS encoding DUF4244 domain-containing protein, with product MVANIFHAISARISLLVTDESGMSTVEYAIGTVAAAAFGAILYSVVTGDSVVSALNHIIGRALSTKA from the coding sequence TTGGTGGCCAACATATTTCACGCGATCTCGGCACGCATTTCGCTGCTGGTGACCGACGAGTCCGGCATGTCCACCGTCGAGTACGCCATCGGGACCGTCGCCGCGGCCGCATTCGGCGCGATCCTCTACAGCGTTGTCACCGGCGACTCGGTGGTCTCTGCGCTGAACCACATCATCGGTCGCGCGCTCAGCACCAAGGCTTAG
- a CDS encoding type II secretion system F family protein, producing the protein MSTAAVLLAAALLAGVGPTVVRARAGMPSRAPRVPSRPAQDRDPLAFSSSLDVLAVCLAAGMAVSAAAAATAPSAPPRLAQLLSRAADLLALGADPSVAWSLPPDWPPGSADAHLDALLRLARRSASSGAALADGVAALAAQSRHDATHTATAAAQRAGVLIAGPLGLCFLPAFVCLGLVPVVAGLAGKVLDSGLM; encoded by the coding sequence ATGAGTACCGCGGCAGTGTTGCTGGCCGCGGCATTGTTGGCCGGAGTGGGCCCGACGGTGGTTCGGGCCCGCGCAGGGATGCCGTCTCGCGCGCCTCGGGTGCCGTCGCGGCCGGCTCAAGACCGGGATCCGCTGGCCTTCTCGTCCAGCCTGGACGTGCTGGCGGTGTGCCTGGCCGCGGGCATGGCGGTGTCGGCCGCCGCGGCGGCGACGGCCCCCTCGGCGCCGCCGCGACTGGCGCAGCTGTTGTCCCGCGCCGCCGACTTGTTGGCGTTAGGGGCCGACCCGTCGGTCGCCTGGTCGCTACCGCCGGATTGGCCGCCCGGCTCCGCCGACGCGCATCTCGATGCGCTGCTGCGGTTGGCGCGGCGTTCGGCGTCCTCGGGTGCCGCGCTGGCCGACGGCGTCGCCGCACTGGCCGCGCAGTCCCGACACGATGCCACGCACACGGCCACCGCCGCCGCCCAACGCGCCGGGGTACTGATCGCCGGTCCGCTGGGGCTGTGCTTTCTGCCGGCGTTCGTGTGCCTGGGTCTTGTCCCCGTGGTGGCCGGGTTGGCCGGAAAAGTACTTGACTCGGGTCTGATGTGA
- the ssd gene encoding septum site-determining protein Ssd, protein MMTAGELRDELDRIAAAVGVRVVHSGSVTRKTWSAAAAVVLDQAAAERCGRIALPRRAHVSVLTGSEPVTATWTVAIAVGAERVLRMPDQENELIRELADAAASARDEGIRGKVVAVIGGCGGAGASLFAVALAHSAAQALLVDLDPWGGGIDLLVGGESAPGVRWPDLALQGGRLHWSAVSEALPRHRGISMLSGTRRGCELDAAPVEAVVDAGRRGGVTVVCDLPRRVTDASHAALDCADLVVLVCPSDVRACAATAAIVPVLTAINPNLGLVVRGPSPGGLRAAEVADIAGVPLLASMRAQPRLAGQLEHGGLRLRRRSTLAAAARRVLAALGHPQGGLNGRAA, encoded by the coding sequence ATGATGACCGCCGGTGAACTGCGCGACGAGTTGGACCGGATCGCCGCAGCCGTGGGTGTGCGGGTCGTTCACAGCGGTTCGGTGACCAGAAAGACCTGGTCCGCGGCGGCCGCAGTGGTGCTCGACCAAGCGGCGGCCGAGCGGTGTGGCCGGATTGCCCTGCCGCGGCGTGCCCACGTCTCGGTGCTGACCGGCAGCGAACCTGTCACCGCGACCTGGACGGTGGCCATCGCCGTCGGCGCCGAGCGGGTGCTGCGGATGCCCGACCAAGAAAACGAACTGATCCGCGAACTCGCCGACGCCGCCGCATCGGCGCGCGACGAGGGCATCCGCGGGAAAGTCGTCGCCGTCATCGGAGGCTGTGGGGGTGCCGGGGCCTCGCTGTTCGCGGTCGCGCTGGCCCACAGTGCTGCCCAGGCACTGCTGGTGGACCTCGATCCGTGGGGAGGCGGCATCGATCTGCTGGTCGGCGGCGAATCAGCACCCGGCGTGCGCTGGCCCGACCTGGCTTTACAGGGTGGCCGGCTGCATTGGTCGGCCGTATCTGAGGCCTTGCCGCGACATCGGGGGATCAGCATGCTCTCGGGCACCCGGCGCGGTTGCGAGTTGGACGCCGCACCGGTGGAAGCGGTCGTCGATGCCGGCCGGCGCGGCGGAGTCACCGTGGTCTGCGACCTGCCCCGCCGGGTGACCGACGCGAGCCACGCCGCATTGGACTGCGCCGACCTCGTTGTCCTGGTCTGCCCCAGCGATGTCCGGGCCTGCGCGGCCACCGCCGCGATCGTTCCGGTGCTGACCGCGATCAACCCCAACCTGGGGCTGGTCGTGCGCGGGCCGTCACCCGGGGGGTTGCGAGCAGCGGAGGTCGCCGACATCGCCGGCGTCCCCCTGCTGGCGTCGATGAGAGCCCAGCCGCGTCTCGCCGGGCAATTGGAACACGGTGGCCTTCGATTGCGACGGCGATCGACGCTGGCCGCGGCGGCCCGGCGGGTCCTGGCGGCGTTGGGGCATCCACAGGGCGGGCTGAACGGCCGGGCCGCGTGA
- a CDS encoding Rv3654c family TadE-like protein produces MRWRLRSRDDGGSATVLAVAMVGVLLWVTGAGAYLGSVAVARHRAQAVADLAALAAAARLPDGGPVACARATAVAQAMGVGDAGCAVRDLDVVVTVEVPVAFAGVARAAARAGPAGSK; encoded by the coding sequence ATGCGGTGGCGGCTGCGGAGCCGCGATGACGGTGGCTCGGCCACCGTGCTCGCGGTCGCGATGGTGGGCGTGCTGCTGTGGGTCACCGGGGCGGGCGCCTATCTGGGCTCGGTGGCGGTGGCTCGGCATCGTGCGCAGGCGGTCGCCGATCTGGCCGCGCTGGCGGCGGCCGCGCGGTTACCGGATGGCGGCCCGGTGGCTTGCGCGCGGGCAACGGCCGTGGCGCAGGCGATGGGGGTGGGCGATGCCGGCTGCGCGGTACGGGACCTCGATGTGGTGGTCACTGTCGAGGTTCCGGTGGCTTTCGCCGGCGTGGCGCGGGCCGCCGCACGGGCGGGGCCGGCCGGCAGCAAGTGA
- a CDS encoding TadE family type IV pilus minor pilin has translation MAIATLVVVLVLCMAGLTAVSMQLRCIDAAREAARLAARGDQRSAVDVARRIAPPAAQIELRRDGEFLVASVVARSKLLPTLDIAANAVAAAEPR, from the coding sequence CTGGCCATCGCCACCTTGGTCGTGGTGCTGGTGCTTTGCATGGCCGGTCTCACGGCGGTGTCCATGCAGTTGCGCTGTATCGACGCCGCCCGCGAGGCCGCTCGACTGGCCGCGCGCGGGGACCAACGTTCGGCTGTCGACGTTGCTCGGCGAATCGCTCCGCCGGCGGCGCAGATCGAGCTGCGCCGGGACGGCGAATTCCTTGTCGCGTCGGTTGTCGCTCGGTCAAAGCTATTGCCTACCTTGGATATTGCGGCCAATGCGGTGGCGGCTGCGGAGCCGCGATGA